Part of the Flavobacteriales bacterium genome is shown below.
GAAGTCGATGGATTCACCTTCAATTCGTGTGCAAATGGCCGAGTCTTTTCCAAAAACAATTTTCTCTACCAAAAAGGTTGGATGCTTCTGGAAGCTACCTGGGAAATAATCTACTGTACGAAGTGCAATGATGTCTTCATCAAGAGGGTGCTCATCTGCAGATTGCAGGATCTCTGAAAACCGCATGTCATCATACAATGCCGAATTGAAATAGTGAACGCCTTTGACCACCACGTCCGAAAAGGTCGTGTCATAGTTCACATTCGCGCTCTTTCGGTAACTGTAGATGGTGTCGACCTGAGGGTTGAACGCGGGTTCGAGCCTGTAGACAGAACCATCAGCGGTGAAAACAAGATCGGGGTCTATCGTGTGGGTTGAATCGGCAAAACCAACCTGAAAATACATGTACCCGTTTTCTTCCGTGAATCGGGTAAATCGATAAACGGTGTCGCTTGCCATAAAACAAACCCGGTTGAATTCGATGGTGTACGGAATCTGTTGTTTTGGAAGTTCAGCCGCCCGCGAATCTTTGTTCAACGTTTGACCAGCTACCTCCATGAAGCCAAGGACCAAAGCGGAGAAAAGAAGCGTGACGTGTCTTGAAGTTACCATCGGGTGTTCTTCTTCATCAATGCAAAAGGCCGAACGGGTTTTCAATAAACTTATTCTAGGATGGGCAGCACTTCTTTTCTCAACCCATTGAAAAGTAAACAAAAAGCTGCCGATGCCGCGCATTGTAAGGGCGTGGCCTGTTTGCTTGTGTACCTACGAACGGGTCACGGACGCGCCTGAGCTGGAAGTCATTATGCTATCTCTCCAAAATGACTTCCGAGTCCCATGTGCAATCTTCCTTAAGAAAGTATCGAATCGTCCAAATTCTGTTGAGGGCTCCAATAGATGATCTGCCCTTCTTGAAGAAGTTCTTGTCAAGAGGAAAAGCGACATCGCGCATTACAAATACAATTTCATTTGGCGCACTACTTTTAACCATTACACTTCTGGTGCTCAAGGTATTTCCAGTCCGATTCAGGCCGTATGCTCTTGCCAATTCCCTACCTTGAAACAGGTTGATCTGGATACCATTTATTATGGTATCCCTCAAATCGAACATTTTTATCAATTCTGAACTGATGTAATATGGCATCCTACCCCTGTTCTCGGAATGAGAGATGTAAAATGAACATGTTGTTTTATTCGAAAACTCGAAAAATATATTGGCCTTTAAATCAAAAAGCTGACCATAACCAAGATAGGGTGAAATGAGAAGAACAGCGGTTACCAATGTGCGTGTCAGTATGATTTTTCTGTTTTTCATTTTTCACAATCGTGTTGATTAGTATCGACATTTGCCTTAAGAACCCTGTTCGCTTGCGTGCCAACAAACGCACAGATGCGCCCGATCGGGGAGATAAGAAGGAACTATTTCGAAAGCACCTGAATATCCAAAACCTTCAGTTTTGTTGGTTTGACTGTCAGTTCACCCTCTTGCGATTGACCTTCACAGCCCGAAACAAGTCCTCCCAAAGAATCATCTGAATAGAACTCTACAGTGACCTTGTAATGATTGCCCAAAAACAAACCATTTAATACTTCAGGACAGGTGATGATAAACAAAACACTCTTATCACCGAAAATCGATGCGGATTCTACGGTGCCTTTCACACAAATGGAGTACACGACTGTACCACAGCCAACATAATTCCTCCCCAATCCGTCTATAACCGCATCAACTTCAAACTTATGTTTCTCACTTGAATTATATCCTATCTGTCCGATAGCAGCGGAATAGGTAAACATCAAGCCCGATAGCACCAAAAATCCAATCTTTACCCTCCTGCCCGCGTTTGCAACCCACGACTTGTTCGCTTGCATGCCTACAAACGCGTCACAGATGCGACCGAGCAGGGACTTTAAATGTGATGTCATCGCCATTCATAATTTGGACATTAAGCATTTTTTCTCCACTATCTTTCAACTTCAAACCATATCCTTCTATTTCGAAATCTATATCGTCTAACAGGCTCAACATTTGGTTATTGGCATAGTCTTCATACCTCCTGAATAACTCCATCAATTCAGATGGCATGGAGATAGCCTCAAATTTCCCAGAGTAGGAGTTTCCACTTTTTATAGGTGACTTCACCTTCCCCACTAATTGATTTGTTCTATCCACTACATCCATGATTATTCTTTTCTGCTACCTACAAACGCGTCACAGATGCGCCCGAGCGGGGAGACATTAAAAATCATACGAATTATCGCGCTTTCTATATTCTTTACAACTCATCAAATAAGGGTAGTGAGTTCTTATACTGTCAAATGCAAATGACATTTGAAGTCTCTTGCTGAATCGTGGTTTAGCGTGAGGATCATGCTTAGCATTTAGACGCCTACTCTTAATATGAAAACCAAGCAGACCGTCATGTTCCGTTTCTACTGAGTCACAGAACACGTTCGGAAAGTGCGTCACAAAACATGAGTTTGAATTAGAAAACCGAACAATGGCGTATTTTGAATTTTTCAAACCTTCGCACTCTTCGGGGTTTAGTACCGGAAGTCGAAACTCAGATTCCGACAGTCGTATCAGCTCGTAGTATTGAGATTCGATAATGAGCTCCATCTTGAATTCCTGAAGCATAGCCTTTGTGAAATCTGGATTAGTGCCGTTCCAATCATGTCTAATATGCAGTATAGACTGAGCAACTCCACAATGACTCATCACTATTAGAAAGAAAATAGTTATCAATTTATCGCTCACAACTCATTTCATATCAAGGTTAAGACTATTCAACAATGCCAAGAGGGTTTCTTCTATCATTTTTCTCCGTCAAAACGTTATTGTGAGAGTCTCGAAACAATTATGAATTATCTATTAGTCTACAGAAAACGGACATTCCCCTCGCCCAAGCGAGTGTTCCGAAGGATCGCTCCTGTGGTGTTGGTTACGATCGGTCATAGACTGATCTATTTGACATCCATTGTCATTATCCTCCATGCCATTGAAGCGTGAATGAAAAGTAAACAAAAAGCCCCGCCAAACGATTCGCTTGGCGGGGCTTTCGCTTGTGTCTGTCCGAATTAATCTTTCGGTGCGTCCATGCTCAGGTTCACCACCTCAATTTCGTAAGGCAGTTTGCTGAGGCCATCGTAAACCACCGATTTGTCGCCCACCACCACAATGGCCATCTTATCCGGTTGGATGTACTCGGCAGCCAGTTTGTTCACATCTTCTTTGGTGAGATTTTTCAGGATCTCGTTCTGCTCGTCCGTATAGTTGGCATCCAATCCAAAGCGGAGGATCGTGTTCAGGAATCCTGTTTTCTGATACCCTGCCTCGTATTTCAACGCGTCTTTCTGTCCGACAGAACTTTTCAGGAAGGCCAGTTCGTCATCCTTGATGCCATCCTTGGCGAACTCCTTGAAGTGCTCGATAAAGGCCGCCACCGCGCTGTCGGTCGCTTCGCGCTTAAAGGCGCCCCCGGCAGTGAACGGACCTTTTTCTTCCGTGCCTGAGAAGTAGGTGTACGAACCGTAGGTCCAACCCTTGTCCTCCCGCAGATCGAGATTGATGCGGCTGTTAAAGTTACCACCAAGGTTGAAGTTCATCAGCTTGGCCTTGTAGTAATCGCCTGTGGCATCGAATGGCAGCGCGAGGTAACCCATGCGGATCTCGCTCTGCGCAGCACCCGGCTTGTCAACCAAGTAGATCTTGGTAGCGGCAGGCTCTGGAGTAGCAGGCTCTTCTGGGAAGGAAACATCCTTCTTCTCCCATGCTTTCAGGAAATCGAGTTTACCGAGAATGTCATCTTTCTCCACATCGCCCACAACCACCAAGTTGGTGATGTTCGGTGCAAACTTGTTCTCGTAGAATTCCTGCACATCGGTTAGCGTAACGCCACCAAGTGTGGCCTCTGTGCCGATGGCCGGAACGGACAGGATGTGGCCTTCGCCATAAAGCACCTTGTCAAATTGGTTGTTTGCCAACGTGGTCGGTTGGTTCACCTGATTGGAAATGGATTCCATCTGCTCCATCTTCAAACGGTTGAAATCGTCTTCGGTGAAACGTGGTTTCATCAACACCTCTTCGAGCAACTTGAGCGTGCCGTCCAAGTTCTTGGTGAGCGAGCTAACGTTCACAACGATCTCGTCATCGCTGGTGTAAACATCGATGGAACTTCCCAATTTCTCCAATTCACCGGAAAGCTCTTCGGCAGAATAGCTTTGGGTCGTTTCACCCAGCATGTCGCCCACAAGGTTGGCAAGTCCTGCCTTGGCGGCATCCTCGTAGCGGTGTCCGGCCTTGATGCCCAAACGCAGGTAAACCTTTGGGATCTCATCGTTCTTGGCACCGATCAGTTTCATGCCATTGTCGAATGACGTTTCCCAGAATGCTGGAACCTTGATGACCGGGCTTGGACCCGGAGCAGGCTTCACGTTTCGGTCGAAACCGTCTTCCTCTGGCGTTGGCTTGTTGTAAACCAGTCCTTCGTACTGGGCCATGTTCGCTTTCAGCGTTGTATCACGCACATAAACGAAGGTGTCGTCATGCGCTTTCAGCTGTGGCATTCCCTTCGGGGTCACGCTCAGAATGACCGGATGCTGATCCTTGATGTACGTGTTGTACACCCGCATCACATCTTCAGCGGTCACGTCCATGTAGCGCTTCAGGTCCTGAGCAACGTAATTCGGATTGTCGTGGATGTACTGGTATGATGCCAGTTGCCTTGCTTTGCCCGAAACGGTCTCTAATCCGCTGATCATCTGACTTTCGAAGGATGACTTGAAACGCTTCAGGTCGTCTTCGTTCACGCCTCTTTCCTCAAACTCCTTCAGCGTGGCACGGATCATTTCTTCCATTTCGGCCAAGGTTTTTCCAGGGTAAGGAAGAACCGTCAGTTGGAACTGCCCTGCCAATTCCTGGCAAGGATGCTGAACAGATGCCTGAATGGCCATCTGAGATTTCTGGAAATTCTTGTAGAAAAGCGAGTTCTTGCTTCCTCCCAAGATGTCTGAAAGCACATCCAACGGAGCTTCGTCCGGATGGAAATTAGGAACGGTAGGGTAGGAGAACTGGATAAGCGGAAAACGGATCTGATCCTCGTAAGAGATGTAACGGTCCTCATCCAAAACCGAACGCTCAACTGTTTGATTCACCACTTCGGCTCCGCGTGGAATGGTTCCGAAATACTTCTTCACCAGTTCCAACACCTGCGCTGGGTCTACGTCTCCAGCAACGGTCAAGGCCGCATTGTTCGGCCCATACCAACGGAGGAAGAAGTTCTTGAGGTCGTCCACGTTGGCGCGGTCAAGGTCTTCCAAGTACCCGATGGTCGGCCAGTGGTAAGGATGCGTCTGCGGGTATTGCGCCTGCATCACCTTTTCGCCCACCAAACCGTACGGGCGGTTGTCGTAGCTCTGGCCGCGCTCGTTCTTAACCGTGGCGCGCTGCACCTCAAATTTCTTTTGCGTTACCGCATCCAAAAGGAAACCCATGCGGTCAGCCTCCAACCAAAGCGCACGTTCCAATTGGTTGCTTGGTAGCGTTTCGAAGTAGTTGGTTCTGTCCTTATTGGTGGTTCCGTTCAGTGTACCACCCGATTCAGACACGGTTTTGAAGTGTTCTTCATCGGCCACGTGGTCTGAACCTTGGAACATCATGTGCTCGAAGAAGTGCGCGAAACCGGAATGCATCGGTTCCTCACGTGCCGAACCCACGTGGTAGGTCACATCCACATGCACGATCGGGTCGGAATGATCTTCGTGAATGATCACTTTCAGACCATTGTCCAATTCGTATTTCTCGTAAGGGACGGAAAGTCCGTCTTTGGCCTTTTCGACCTTTTCAATGAGTTTGACACCTTCAGGAAGTTTGGTGTTGCTTCCTTGGTTGCAGGCGGCCAAGATGGTAGATGTGGCGACCGCCAAGTAGAGAATTCGCTTCATAGTTTTGGTTTAAAGAGCGTCAAATATAGAAAACCACCAAGCCGTGGTTTCCAAAGGTGTTACAATATGTGTTAAAAACAGGTTGGGGCGGCCATTGGCCGCCCCAACCTGTTCGGGAACAATCGGATCGGACCGTTATTTCAATTCAACACGGATCAATCGCTGTGTGCCTTTTCCTCCTTGGATGTAAACGATCACTTCATCAGAGAACAATTGATCGACCTTCGAATCATTTTCAAGCATTCCGCCCGCTTCGTCGGTGGTCCAAGCTTTTTCTCTGGTTATTTCTCCATCATTGGAAATATCGCAGGTGGCTATTACAACTGGGTTGTCTCCGGTAGCGAATGTGTAAACCTTGGAACCATCCCAACCTGGAGCAATGTTCTTAAAGTTGTCGTTGTAGATGAAGTAAAGCTTGTCGTTGGTGTAAGCAAACGAGTAACCCACGCTATTGGGGTTCGCACTGTCCTGATGCTTAGGGATCTTCTTCGACCACAGGATATTTCCTTCGGGATCGACATTGATGACGATGATATTTCCATGCACGTACTTCTTGATCTGCATTTTACCGACCCGCTGGTAATAGGTGTAAAAACGCTCGCCTACCAAGAGTACTCCGCCATCAGATTTCTGAACCGTGTGATCCAGATAGAAAAGGTCCATTCCCACACGGTCTTTCCCTTTGCTTTTCTCTTTCTCAAACTTTTTCACTTTTCGTTCTGACCAGTATTGAGTCTTGAACTCCTCGGTAAATGCATCGAAGCTGATGTGTGTCGGTTCGCCAGCGTCCACATCCCAAAAGCTCAGATAGGCACCATCTATCAGGTTGTATTTGGTTTTTGGATTGTCATTATAAAACCCGCTGATCATCACTTTACCGTCTTGCGACCATCTGATGCTTGAACTGAGGATCTTCTTGTCTTTGAATCCAACCTTTGCATTTTTGGTCGATTCCTTGGTGATCTTGAAAACGTAGGTTTCAAACCGCTTGCTTGCATCATAGTCGCGTCCTTTGTCCTGCACGCCCCAGGTCAGCACCTCTCCTTCATTGTTGATGCTGAAAGCATTGTAGCTTCCGCTGTTCGCCATGCGGAAAAAGAAATTTCCACCTCCCGCAGAAACCCAATCCTGATTGACAACCTTGAATACCTTGTCTTTGCTTATGTAGAACTTTTCGGTCTTTTCCCATAGAGGTTTGAATTCGCGGTCGAAGACCATGAATTTGAACCTTCTGTAACGGTCTTTCTCTTCGGGCAGTTTGAGGGTTACCAGAAACAGGCCTCCGTCCGGTGACCGGTCCACTTGTGTAAATGCATTTGCGAAATTCTTGTAGAACGCCTCTCCTTTAAGAGTGAAGATCTCCGTGTCATCCTTATTTGGGGCCAACTTGTCCTTGTTCAGGGTTCGGCAATAGAGTTTGTTGGTCTTTGCTTTTTTGTCCGATATCGAGTAGAACTCATAGATGGCATCGTCA
Proteins encoded:
- a CDS encoding insulinase family protein, with amino-acid sequence MKRILYLAVATSTILAACNQGSNTKLPEGVKLIEKVEKAKDGLSVPYEKYELDNGLKVIIHEDHSDPIVHVDVTYHVGSAREEPMHSGFAHFFEHMMFQGSDHVADEEHFKTVSESGGTLNGTTNKDRTNYFETLPSNQLERALWLEADRMGFLLDAVTQKKFEVQRATVKNERGQSYDNRPYGLVGEKVMQAQYPQTHPYHWPTIGYLEDLDRANVDDLKNFFLRWYGPNNAALTVAGDVDPAQVLELVKKYFGTIPRGAEVVNQTVERSVLDEDRYISYEDQIRFPLIQFSYPTVPNFHPDEAPLDVLSDILGGSKNSLFYKNFQKSQMAIQASVQHPCQELAGQFQLTVLPYPGKTLAEMEEMIRATLKEFEERGVNEDDLKRFKSSFESQMISGLETVSGKARQLASYQYIHDNPNYVAQDLKRYMDVTAEDVMRVYNTYIKDQHPVILSVTPKGMPQLKAHDDTFVYVRDTTLKANMAQYEGLVYNKPTPEEDGFDRNVKPAPGPSPVIKVPAFWETSFDNGMKLIGAKNDEIPKVYLRLGIKAGHRYEDAAKAGLANLVGDMLGETTQSYSAEELSGELEKLGSSIDVYTSDDEIVVNVSSLTKNLDGTLKLLEEVLMKPRFTEDDFNRLKMEQMESISNQVNQPTTLANNQFDKVLYGEGHILSVPAIGTEATLGGVTLTDVQEFYENKFAPNITNLVVVGDVEKDDILGKLDFLKAWEKKDVSFPEEPATPEPAATKIYLVDKPGAAQSEIRMGYLALPFDATGDYYKAKLMNFNLGGNFNSRINLDLREDKGWTYGSYTYFSGTEEKGPFTAGGAFKREATDSAVAAFIEHFKEFAKDGIKDDELAFLKSSVGQKDALKYEAGYQKTGFLNTILRFGLDANYTDEQNEILKNLTKEDVNKLAAEYIQPDKMAIVVVGDKSVVYDGLSKLPYEIEVVNLSMDAPKD